GGCCAAGGGGATCGCGGTGGTGGAGGCCGCGGCCCGCGCGGCGGTCGGGGTGCTCGCCGGGGCCGCGTAGGGGACCCGGTCAGACCGGGCCGTCCGACGGGTGCCGGGTGCGCCACAGGACCACGGCCGCCACCAGCAGGACCGCGCCGAGGCCTCCCGCGAGAGGGCCCGCCCAGCCGGTGGAGCCCCCGTCGTCGTCCGTGCCGTCGGGGCCGGGGCCGAAGTACTTCTCGGGGTAGGTGGCGGCGTGCGGCTGCCGTGGTTCCATCCGGGCCGCCGCCTTCAGGGCCGCCGCGGGGTCGACGAGGCCGAAGCCGCGGGCGTCGTCGCGGCCACCGGTGGGGGCGTTGCGGGCGGTGTCCTCCAGGAGCTGTTTGACCTGGGCCGGGGTGAGGTCCGGGTGGACGGCCTTGACCAGGGCGGCCGCACCCGAGACGAACGCGGAGGCGGCGCTCGTGCCCCAGCCCTCGTAGTACTGGCGGTCCGGGTCGGCGATGACGACGTCCACGCCGGGCGCGGCGACGGTGGCGTACCAGTGCCGGGTGGAGAAGGCGGCGCGGGTGCCGTAGCGGTCGACGGCGGTCGCGGCGATCACGCCCGGGTAGGCGGCCGGGTAGGAGATGTGGTCGCCCTTCTCGCCGCCGTTGCCCGCGGAGGCGACGACGACGGAGCCCCGCTTCAGCGCGTACTGGACGGCCTCGTCCTCGGCGGGTTCGGGGTGGGCGGACTCGGAGTCGTCTCCGAGGGAGAGGTTGATGACGTCGGCGCCGTGGTCGGCGGCCCAGCGGATCCCCTCGGCCAGGGCGTTGCCCCGGGTGTCGCGGGCCTTGGCGCGGGCCGGGTCGCCCTCCTCCAGGATGACGCGGACGGGGAGGATCCTGGCCTCCGGGGCGATGCCGAGGACGCCGTCGGTGTCGCCGGCGCCGTGTCCGTGACCGGCGATGATGCCCGCCATGGCGGTGCCGTGCCGGGCCCAGGGGCGGTCGCCGCGGCCGGCGCCGAAGCCGATCATGTCCTTGCCGGTCAGGACGTTGCCGGCCAGGTCGGGGTGCTGGTCGTCGACGCCGGTGTCGAGGACGGCGACGGTGACGCCCTTGCCCTTGGTGGTCGCCCACGCCTCGCTGGTGTGCATCGCGTCCAGGGCCCACTGCTGGGCGCGGATGCCGTCGGCGTGGGCGGTGCCGGCGGGGGTGAGGGCGACGAAGGCGGCGGCGAGGAGGGGGGTGAGGAGGCGGGCGGCTCGGCGGCGGGTACGGCGCGGGCGGGGGGTGCGGGAGTGAGGGGTGCCGGAGTGAGGGGTGCGGGTGCGGGTCGTCATGACGGTTCCTCCGTGGCGGAGGCGACCGCCGTGCGCAGCTTGCGTTCGACGCGGTCGGCGAGGCCCTTCGCCTCGTGGCCGAGGCCGGCCTGGGCGGGCGCGGTGGTGGCGCCGGACTCCATGGCCTCCGCGGCGGGTTCGGGGTCCGTGACCGTACGTCCGTCGGCGAAGCCGGAGACGGCGTAGACGACGACCGGGGCGTCCGTGAGCACGGACAGGGTCCACGAGGCGCGCTGGGCGTCGCCGAAGCCCGCGGCGACGGTGTCCTTCGCGGCGTACGGGCGGGGCATCAGGTCGGCGCGGCGGTCCAGGCCCTGCTTGGCGAAGCGGGCCTTCAGGGCGGTCATGGCGGTGGCGTCGGCGCGGGTGAACAGCAGGCCGACGGTGGTGACATGGCTGCGGGTGGCGTCGGTGTACGTGGCGCGCAGGAGCCGGAGGCAGCCGACGGGGGCGAGGGCCTTGCGCAGCAGCGGGTCGAAGGCGTGGGCACAGGTGGTGTCGGGTGCTACGGCGACGCGGGTCCAGGTGCGGTCGGAGCCGCCGGGGCCGGCGCCGTCGCCGTCGACGATAGGAGGGAAGAGGCGGTCGACGGGGAGGGTGTGCCAGAGGTCGGCGGCGGCGGTGTAGGTGGTGCGGGCGTCGTCGTCGGACGGGTCGCCGCCGGTGAGCCAGCTGCCGGTGGCCGCGCCGCCGAGGAGGCCGATGCCCAGCACGAGGCAGGCCGCCGCTGCGGCGGCCCTTGTGCGTATGCGGTCGCCGAAGGGGTGGAGGTGAGGGTGAGGGTGAGGGTGAGGGGGGTGGGTGGTGCGGGTGTCGAAGGTTTGGGGGGTGGCGAGGGTGATGTGGGGGCGGGTCGGGGTGGGGGGAGGTGGTGGGGGTGGGAGGGGGTCGGTGGTTTCGACGATTCCGTCGGTGGGGTGGGGGGTGGGGATGGTTGGCGGAGCCGGCGGAATTGGCGGAGCCGGTGGGGCCGGCTCGGTCGGCGGAGCCGGTGGGGTTGACGGAGCCGGTCGAGTCGGCGGGGCCGGTGGGACGTCGGGGAAGCGGGCGGTGGCTGCGGGGGGTGGGAGGGTGGGGGTGGGGTGGGCGTAGGGGTGGGCGGTGCTGTCGGGTTTTTCGTCCCCGTCCTTGCGGGGCTGCGCCCCCGCACCCCGCTGTGTGGGGGGCTTCGCCCCCGGCGCGGGTTCGGGGCTCCGCCCCACGGCCCCAGGGGGCTCTGTCCCCTGGGCCTCCGGGGGCGAGGGGGCCGGGGCGCGGTGTGCTTCCGTGCTCATGGGTCCCTTCCCCCGTTTCCTCTGTGGGGGTTGCCCCCTCACCGCGCGTCACTCTACGGGCTGAACCCGTCCCCACGGGAACCAGTCGGGGATGCCAGGGCCTTTGGCCCGGAACGTCCCCTACCCTGCGGTAATCACTTCTGGCAGGCTTCGGACATGACCGCCCGTGCCGCAGACCGTGCCCGGTACGACCGGGCCACCGCCGCTCTCGACGCCCCCGTCGCGATCGTCGACCTGGCCGCGTTCGACGCCAACGCCGACGACATCCTGC
The DNA window shown above is from Streptomyces sp. NBC_00670 and carries:
- the mycP gene encoding type VII secretion-associated serine protease mycosin; amino-acid sequence: MTTRTRTPHSGTPHSRTPRPRRTRRRAARLLTPLLAAAFVALTPAGTAHADGIRAQQWALDAMHTSEAWATTKGKGVTVAVLDTGVDDQHPDLAGNVLTGKDMIGFGAGRGDRPWARHGTAMAGIIAGHGHGAGDTDGVLGIAPEARILPVRVILEEGDPARAKARDTRGNALAEGIRWAADHGADVINLSLGDDSESAHPEPAEDEAVQYALKRGSVVVASAGNGGEKGDHISYPAAYPGVIAATAVDRYGTRAAFSTRHWYATVAAPGVDVVIADPDRQYYEGWGTSAASAFVSGAAALVKAVHPDLTPAQVKQLLEDTARNAPTGGRDDARGFGLVDPAAALKAAARMEPRQPHAATYPEKYFGPGPDGTDDDGGSTGWAGPLAGGLGAVLLVAAVVLWRTRHPSDGPV